From one Leptospira stimsonii genomic stretch:
- the fliE gene encoding flagellar hook-basal body complex protein FliE: protein MEINSNSSLWYTYNSGYNGGKAHPLTPKGDKVDVFTTEDRHYKDVKQPVSPDYVAESFSEAMKNAMTSVNDLQVEADELTQKMVFDPNSVDAHEVMIASEKARVALTFTKTIADGVVRAYRELTSLR, encoded by the coding sequence ATGGAAATCAATTCAAATTCTTCACTCTGGTATACTTATAATTCCGGTTATAACGGCGGCAAAGCACATCCATTAACTCCAAAAGGTGACAAAGTGGATGTATTTACTACGGAAGATCGACATTACAAAGACGTAAAGCAACCGGTCTCGCCTGATTACGTTGCCGAAAGTTTTTCAGAAGCGATGAAGAATGCGATGACGTCGGTAAACGATCTTCAAGTGGAAGCGGACGAGTTGACCCAGAAAATGGTCTTTGATCCGAACTCAGTAGACGCTCACGAAGTAATGATCGCATCTGAAAAAGCGAGAGTTGCTCTTACGTTCACAAAGACGATCGCTGATGGAGTCGTTCGGGCCTACAGAGAACTCACTTCCCTAAGATAA